In a genomic window of Methanosarcina horonobensis HB-1 = JCM 15518:
- a CDS encoding GNAT family N-acetyltransferase: MSYIIPNSELTIFPLDEGNGFSSFNCASPELNDFLKEDAFNDQEDLISKTNLCFWKGELVGYITLSTDTIGTKEIYVSDGLKRYKYSKYPGIKIARLAVDSRFERRGVGTYLFFAGIGKALSICDSVGCRYILVDSKKESIGFYEKYGFKLAEKNKKKDFSPMYLNMQPIVAKLKLEKNYK; this comes from the coding sequence TTGTCTTATATCATTCCAAATTCCGAACTTACTATCTTTCCTCTAGATGAGGGCAATGGCTTTTCTTCTTTTAATTGTGCAAGTCCTGAATTAAATGATTTTCTGAAAGAAGATGCTTTTAACGATCAGGAAGATTTGATCAGTAAAACGAACCTATGCTTCTGGAAAGGTGAACTGGTAGGATATATTACTTTATCAACAGATACAATCGGAACTAAGGAAATATATGTATCAGATGGACTCAAGCGCTATAAGTACAGCAAATATCCAGGAATTAAAATCGCAAGATTGGCAGTAGATTCGAGATTTGAAAGAAGAGGAGTAGGCACATATTTATTTTTTGCCGGGATAGGTAAAGCATTATCAATCTGCGACAGTGTAGGATGCAGATACATTCTTGTAGATTCTAAAAAAGAATCAATCGGCTTCTATGAAAAATATGGATTCAAGCTTGCAGAGAAAAATAAGAAAAAAGATTTCTCTCCGATGTATCTTAACATGCAGCCGATCGTTGCTAAACTAAAGCTTGAGAAAAATTATAAGTGA